The sequence below is a genomic window from Haematobia irritans isolate KBUSLIRL chromosome 3, ASM5000362v1, whole genome shotgun sequence.
aaataaaattttaacaaatttttctacacaaataaaattttgacaaaattttctatagaaataaaattttgacaaaattttctacagaaataaaattttaacagaattttctatagaagtaaaattttaacaaaattttctatagaaataaaattttatttgttgttttgatttaagtttaaaaccattgtgttggatcaactacaagagtagcttaaccaagagaggaaataatgtttgtcaaacttatttgggcaaagccattgttaaaattttattactatagaaaaatttgttaaaattttatttcaatcctctgttggttaaggtaCTTTTGTAGTTAAGTCAACACAAGGGTTTTATGcttagatcaaaacaacaaatacgattgaaaaacaaaacaaaataaaattttaacagaattttcaatagaaatgaaattttaacaaaattttctatagaaataaaattttaacaaacatttctatagaaataaaattttaacaaaattttctaaagaaataaaattttaataaaaatttttatacaaataaaattttaacaaattttattatagaaataaaattgtaataaaagtttttatagaaaaaaattaccaaattttctatagaaatactgaatgcgtggcataaaagtagaaaagaaataaaaaggcactggtttagaagttgaaccaaaatatttgggctttatttaatcaattattgttcgtcaaacaatatttaccttcgtagaagcgagagagtctcaaaagagaatgacaaaaagcttggatgccgaaaggcgggggttgatgacatttgacgttagaaaatgtcctcaTTTTCGTACCGAAAGGCAAAAAAGGTATAGACAAATCCTAACGGCGGGATTACacttgaaaatgattatatgatttaacaaaagctaagaaaacggcatttgaacttaaacattgccgcccgccttgcaacatcctgccatgttgcaaaatttaaagtaatattaattatatgttcaatttaaataatgaaagtatACAGAATGTACATTTCAGTTAATAAAAAAAGgagcattttattttagttcaattctgTTTTTTCTTGTTATGGTTTCCAATTCATgtttcattttttcaaaaacaaattcatatttacaaATGTGCTCGTCAAGCACGCGATCGTAAATGGACTCGTTAAGCccgatcgatttttaaatttcaaataaatttgactcggaagagCCGGGTGTCGAGGACTCGTTAAGTCGGAAGACAATGGAAGATTGTCTTACACCCAATTATATGTTGCATGGACCCGAAATAACCCACCCAAACATTGTGAGTTGGGCCCATGGGAAACCCGGGCTAGAATATGTTTGTGGCCTCATTATTTTGTGGTAGACCTCTGGACCAAGGACAATCGCTACATGTGAAGCTTGATAAAAATGCGGGTCAGCTAACTGTAGCCCGGCAAAGTGATCCTTTAGGGCAGGATTCACGGACTCCGAAGGAGAAGTTAGGTGGGTCAAATCCACAATTCTTGCCGATACCCCTAATCGTTGCGATGGGTCATGTGATGATGCGACTGAGACCTGACAGAACACTTCTGGACCCACTGCTACAGGACTTAGCCGAAGTTCCTCGGCCAATGACcgacaaattaaactaagaccTGCGCAAGGGTCCAAAAGCGCCCGGACAGGAACTCGCCGATCATTCAACTCTAGCTGAATGACCATTGTCGGCCCGAGCGTAGCAACGGGCTGAATCGCCATTACGGGTCGGGGAGCTGATGAAGTTGACGGCTGATAAGATCGGACAGAAGGGTCAGACGTAATATGCGGACGAATAGAGGATCTACCAGGTTTTGGAGGAACTCCGGATTTTTGTCTGGGAGCAGACTTTGTAGCAGGGCGGGACCGATCAGCGCTATTCTTTGCATGATTATGCAGCATGGTGTGATGGTCACCGTTACAGTGCTTACACCTGTGTAGACTGGGACAGTCACGAACAAAGTGTGTGGCGTCAAGGCAATTACCACAACATTTATGAAGCGCTACGGTACGCAGCCTTCGTTCAATGCGCATCGCCCTGAACTCTTTGCAATCACGTAAGTGATGCTTTGCCTTGCATATGACACATTCTCTTCTGCCACGTTGAATATTCGAACCCTGGTTCTTTCGAACTGGTGCCGAAAGGGGTGGCGAAGCCACAGATAATTCTCCTGGAGGAACTCCAGGAGCCGTCGTCAACGGATTTTTATTGGTGGAAAGGTCGGCCAGAGTGGCAGGATCAGCAGTCGTGCTGATGGTGGATACATCGGCCAGAGGTGCGATGGTTGGATCGATTTCCCGTTCCTCATCAGACATGGGGACGTCGTCCTCAAAATCAGGAAGGGTAGAGGCCATCTTTGCTATGTTTTCCAtctatgaaaatatagaaagatttcGATGACGGAACGGAAAATCAAATTAACAAAATGGTCAGAATGACAAGAAACCGTAGGTCGCCTTACAACTTTCCGTCCTATAGCGATTCGAAACGCGGCCATCAAACCTAAGATTTTCACGCTAGCAAAATCCAGTGAGGACGCGAGTACAACGCGACAGATAGACCTATGTTAACTCCCTAAAAGACAAGGATGTAATCCATTTGAACAAACGACGACCGTTAGTACCCGGATGAACATCGCGAATACGACATAATTTCCACGTAGTGGGGAGTAATAGTTCTCGTCGAGAATGTCGTGGACAAATCAAAAGTAGCATGTAAAGTTACCGCTTTCGTAGAAAAGCAGacagttttgtaaatataaccgTGATAAATAGCGTACTATAGGACAAGCTCAAACTCATGGCGTGTATTGCCCCTTGACCCAGGCGCATTACCCAAATTATGGTACCCCGTCAATACGTCGTCAACGTACATGCACCTCCGTAGGACGTATGCATAAAGAGGAAACTCATTCTCCGTGCCGTCAGCCAATGGTAAAATATGTCAAAGTCactgtttaattaaataaaaagtccTGGATAGTATTTGCAGAGAATATCGTAGTTGTATTCAATGATGAAAAATCTAGAACGggtcaacatatatatgtctgtATACATCTGTGTGATATCGCAATTGTATACGAATTTATACAACCTCCACCTCAAAACGAGGAGAAACAAGTCTGATTGTTGAGTCGGACCGACGtgtaaaaatgtcattcaaGGCAGTGAAAACCAATCGAAGTTAAATTGTCTTCTCCTCATTCGTAGGCGTAACCTAAACTGGCCCCATATGGTATAACCATATATACCCCCGGACAAAGTCGTGGTGAATCGTCTTAATTCATGGTTTTCACAAGAAGAATGCCTCATTTCGAAGAAAGTGTGTCAGGCAACCCGTCCTTGATTTCTGATTTGTCCGGAGAAATAAGTTTTGAGATGAAGAGTATCTTCACTCAGAATCCCGTCGGTTTGtcttttcataattttaccCGCAAAGCTTATCTGAATCAGATAAGAGAGGACGTCGGGGAAGCTCTTCTAGTTCCCAAAGTGCGGAGACGTGTCTCGTCAAGACTAGTTCCCTCGGAGAGGTCCACAGTAGTCGTGTAGACTGAAATATTCGAAGAAGGGATAGGACCCGTGACAACCCAGCCGCAGACTGTGTTTTGCGCTAGTAATGATCCCAAAATATTCGTTCTCGTAccgtccaacaaaattttcggaTAAAGATCCGCGCCTAACAGAAGGTCAACAGgacgacaaacaaataaattggggtCAGCCAAACGTAGATTTGGCATGCTAGACACAATGTCACGATTTAGAGAAAAAGATGGCAGGTTGCCGGAAATGTTCGGGAGAACGTACGCTGTAGTCTCCAGTAGGAGCGACTCGTCTAGTGGGGTACCAATGCAAAGTGAACAAAGTTCTCTCGACGTGATCGAAACACTTTGATTCACACCAGAAATTGTAGCCGAAGTCGAAGACGTACTCAGTCCAAGTCGGTTCCGCAATCCTTCCGTAATAAAGGATGATTCCGAAGCGGGATCTATTAAGGCCCTAGCAGAATACGTGATACCCTGGTGAACGATATTCACCATTGCAGTCCCTAATAATACATTTCCAGTACGTGAAGTATGGAATACCTGTCTACTCGACGACCCAGAAACAATGCCAGTCGACGTAGAAGGTTGATCGGCATCCGGTGATGCCACTTCGGTATTTCGCGTAGCCGGTGCGGAAACGACCGGAGTAGTCCTAGGGCTATTCGACATATCACTATGCAAAAGAGTGTGGTGTCTTCTACCACATCTACCGCAATCATATGCGCTGGGACAATCATTTGTCACATGTCTGCGTGACAGACAATTCATACAACACTGATGGCGCTTAATCACATTCATCCTCTCAGGAACTGAAAGATTATGAAATCTAGAACACGTTCTGAGGTGATGATGTCGTCGACAGAGAACGCATAATCTGTCAGGAGAGGATTGGGAGGAAGGAGGCGTACTTGATGGggaacgagtcgttttcgcatTCGTGAAATGCGAGCGAATTCTTTTGTTGGCCGGAGGCCTGGCGTCAATGCCGCGGATATCGCGAAGACATGTCAATGTCTGGATTCTTTCCGTGAGAAAGAAGTCCAAATCTGACCAAGAAGACAAAGCAGACTTGTCCTTAATACTCTGCTCCCAAAGTGTAACAGTACATTTCGGCAACCTCTGAAGGCATAAAAAGACGAGGATGGGATCCCAATCGTCAGTGGCCACATCGTAGATGGACATTGTCGAAATGCATGTCGAGATACCACGTTGTAGTTTCTTCAGTCCTGAACTGGTCTCAGACTCCAAGACTGGCAaatcaaataataatttgagttgGTGGTTCACCAAGAGGCGGGTATTATCATAAGTACCCTTTAGCGCCTTCCACGCAAGAGCGAAGCTTCTATGCGTGAGCGGAAATTTCGAAACCACATCGCGAGCTTCACCACTGGTTTTCTTGAGTaaatgacacaatttttcaataTCGCTAAGTCGGCTATTGTTAATGTATACCGCTGTGAAGAAATCTCTAAATGTCGGCCAATTGAGAAAATCGCCGTCAAAAACATCTATATCACAAGGCGGCAGATTGAGACTGTGGGAGGAACTATTGTCTCCCCTAGAGCTAACGGAAGAACTGTGTGAGTCATCGGACCTATGAGAAACATTCAAAAGTAATGTTTGGTCCTCCAACCGAGACGATTTAGCAGAATGCTTAGATGGTGCACGTAGTTCCTCCAATTTACGTTGAATCGACTCCATGACATTCAGATAACAATTATAAGCCACGTCATATTTGCTGTCAGCAGCGGCGACTGCCTCGGTTGCGTTGCTCTGTGTGGACACAAAGTCAAGACATTCGTCGAATAAGCTCTTAACTTTTTCCCACAAAGACTTAGCCTCGGAACCATGACATTCTAGTCTATAGGCGGTTAAATCATCGTCTCGCAAACTGTGAAACTTCGTTTCAAATCGGACTACTGCGTCAGTTGCTCTTGTGAAAGCAGTCAGTGGTGTAGTAGTCATTATGACCAAGTACTGTCAAAATTAAAGGGCGAAAAAATTGACACGTGATGTCCAAAACTATCGGAAAGAGTATAAATCGATCCAAAAAGCTACTTCGATTTGTCGTCGAACAAATGAAAACGCAGTTATTCCTCTCAGTGTATGCGAAAGTTGTATCGTCAACACACAATATTTTTCGCAGTGTACcgaaagtactaaaaatgtgaGTAAGGTAACGTGATTACcacaacaacacaaaaaatgagatcagaaaatttctcacagtgtacggagtacaaccaattttttacaGTGTATCGTCGATACACCAATTTCCTCACAGTGTATTGGAAATACCAGCTAAAATTAGCTCTGCAAGGTAAATTATAagtattttaactttttgtaaaaattggcgaaaaatttctccaagtgTATGAAAACACGTAAAGTTTCTTCCAGTGTATCGTAAATACAAGAAACCCTTTTTCGCGTGgcgaaatatatgcaaaatctttatttggaaaatattacaatattttcccAGTGTACCCTGTGTTCCAAAAGATTTTTGCAAGTGTatcgtgaatacaaaaaatattttcagtgtatcgtagaatacaaagaataatttttgcgtggcgaattatcgaaaaaattgaaaactttatatattacGAGAGAGTTTCTCTCAGTGTATATATTATCCAAAATTTCTCCCAGTGTACGTAGATACACAAAATTTGTGCAAGTGTATCGTGAATATCACttgccaaatggaaaaattacaaGACAATGAAAAGTCGTGAACTATAAATTGTAAAATGTCAACTTGACCgattgtagggtgcacggactgtAAGATGCACACTACGAAACAGTAaggtccaacaacaacaataatatataaataaaaaagtttcgtgGAAACTCAAATATGTCAGTATTacgataatataatatataataaatactgttattttattgtttgtatcgACCGACCGTAGGGTACACTACCACGTAACACGAACGATAATAGTAAACGACCGATATCCGTAGGAATCAACAATAAATACTTTTCTCAATTGAacctgcaaaaaattatttttataatttcgcgCCGTAAGCGACCCACGCTAATAAACCAACGTGTATGCAGTTCGAACGTATGTTGGATGTAACACCTGTGTGCGTACGTGTGTATAGCAAGTTGAACGGCAACTGTATAACACTTTACTATTGATGCCTATTGGCAAACCAATGCTTACAACCAatgcaattgtttttgttttttctatgcaGATCGAAgatcaaaaaaccaaaagaaaaacacaacaatGTATACGCAAACAAATGACAAAATACagcgaaaattaaatgcaactTTGACGTTGAATATTTGGATGAAAACAAAGTGGAATTAAACgcacttttcaacactttaatgaGAATGTAACCGGGTATTAAAGACCGacggataatttaattttttctcgtaGAGATTTAATGTACAACCGATATAAAATACGAGTTGTAAAGCGACCGTAGGCGAgtgtttatttctgttttattttacaCCGAAGGATATGCTCACTTTTTAATTATCACTGAAAGTACATACCTTGGTTgttgataataaaaatatttgtgtaataaattgaaaatgcctCGTAGAGGATGGTGATCGTCGatcgtttcttgttgttgttgttgattggaGTAGCCTTTGCCTTCgaggaagaaataaaaagagcGAATTAATTCTTTCCAATTAATATTCGGCTCGAATGGACCAATGAATGcgtggcataaaagtagaaaagaaataaaaaggcactggtttagaagttgaaccaaaatatttgggctttatttaatcaattattgttcgtcaaacaatatttaccttcgtagaagcgagagagtctcaaaagagaatgacaaaaagcttggatgccgaaaggcgggggttgatgacatttgacgttagaaaatgtcctcaTTTTCGTACCGAAAGGCAAAAAAGGTATAGACAAATCCTAACGGCGGGATTACacttgaaaatgattatatgatttaacaaaagctaagaaaacggcatttgaacttaaacaaatacaattttaacaaaattttctatagtaataacattttaacaaaattttctatagaaataaaatttgaacaaattgttctacagaaataagattttaacaaattttcccagagaaataaaatttatatagacataaaattttgacaacactttctatagaaataaaact
It includes:
- the LOC142229628 gene encoding uncharacterized protein LOC142229628; translation: MENIAKMASTLPDFEDDVPMSDEEREIDPTIAPLADVSTISTTADPATLADLSTNKNPLTTAPGVPPGELSVASPPLSAPVRKNQGSNIQRGRRECVICKAKHHLRDCKEFRAMRIERRLRTVALHKCCGNCLDATHFVRDCPSLHRCKHCNGDHHTMLHNHAKNSADRSRPATKSAPRQKSGVPPKPGRSSIRPHITSDPSVRSYQPSTSSAPRPVMAIQPVATLGPTMVIQLELNDRRVPVRALLDPCAGLSLICRSLAEELRLSPVAVGPEVFCQVSVASSHDPSQRLGVSARIVDLTHLTSPSESVNPALKDHFAGLQLADPHFYQASHVAIVLGPEVYHKIMRPQTYSSPGFPWAQLTMFGWVISGPCNI